The genomic segment AAGGCGGCAGGTCGTTATTCCTGGCGTAATAAATCTCCCCATTTTGAACGAAGCAAAAGGCTGTACAGCCTCTTACTTCAACGCTCTCAGACTCTTCCATATTATACATGCAGCATCCCATGCACATCATCCAGGAAGTAAAAAGTTCATTGTCATATCCTGCCGCATCAGTAACTCCTCTTATTTCCTCGGCGGCTTCAGGGAAATGCTCTTTTAAGAGTTTTGTGCTTTCTCTTCCAAATTCCCTCTGGAATTTGTCCAGCCGGATAGGAAATTCTGCATTAGAGCGCCTGAAAATATTGCCCATTTTTTGGCCCATCAGATAATGAGCGCCCTTTAGTCTGGGATGATACATTTTTCCCTTTTGTAAATGATTTTAATTAAAATTTACAAAGTTTACGCAGATATAAATACATTGTCAAGATTGTGAGGCACTTAAGAAAAAAGGGGTAGGATTTAAGGATTTGCGGAAACTTAAATCTTTTGTAAGTAAAATGTTATTCCGACACGGTTTATGTGTTCAAGAAGATCGTTATTTGAAATTGCAGAATAAATAGATAAGTCAATTTTATAAGGCAGGTCTAATTCGTCCAGTTCATTTAGAATCTTCAGAAGTGTGTCTAATTCTAATTCATCTCCTTCAAGAGTAAGGTCAATATCGGAGCCATTCTTAAAGTTTCCTTTTGCTCTTGAGCCGTACAGGATTGCTTTTTTTACTGAAGTGTATCTGGCAAAACGGAGTTTATTATTCAATTGTTGTCTCATTTAACCCGAACTTCATTATGAGTCCTGTTCTTTACTTCTTAAATCTCCCAACTTCTGCTCCAGCAGAATGAATTCATTCAAGTATTTATTTACTACGAGACTAATTATCCGCCCGGCCGTTTTTTCATCATAAGTGTGAGAGGTCATGTTCCTGCTCTGGATCATCTCAAGCCAGATATCGCCATTTTCAATTAGTCCAAACCTGAAGGCTTCCATTGAAGCATCCTTGGGGCCATAGATAGGCTGGTTTCCCCTGCTCTCCAGAAAATCCTTTAAAGTATTCCAGGCAAGTTCATGTGTAAATTCAAAAGCATGGATGAGACCCTGTCCCTCAAGTTTGGTAAGTTCCCTTTCCCTAGCTAATTCGACAGCCTTTTTTAACTGTTCCAATGCTTTATTGAAATTACTAAAACGCTGTATCCATCTGATGTCTTTATTCATTTCAGAGATCTCTCGGATGAGTCCTGTTTAATTTCAATAAACATAAAGAATTACAAATTTAACAGCAGAAATAGACTTAGGTTTCAATTGTAAATTAGCTAACCCAAAAAATAAAAAAGCTGCTTCTATTAACTAGAAAGCAGCTTTCTTTTTGGTGCCCGGAGCAGGACTCGAACCTGTATGGGAGTTCTCCCACTAGACCCTGAACCTAGCGCGTCTACCAATTTCGCCATCCGGGCAGTCAGAATTTGTAGAACAAATTTAAGCAATTTTTATGTTATTTGAAAAACATTTTTGCTTATAATTGAAAATATTTTTAATACTCAGAGCGCCCCAGAGGCGCTCTGAGCGTAAAATTCTTTAGAACGGAGAAATAGAGCCGCCCTGGTGGATATCGCATTTATCCGGAAGATCATTTTTGTTAATAATGTCTGTAACCTTCTCAGGGCAATATTCCGTTGCCAGCTTAGGCTTCCCTTCTGAAATGGTCTGAGCACAGAAGTCCACAGAAATTACATCCGACGGCAGCTGGAAATACTTCAGCGGCATATCCACGTTCTGGTAAGCGCCTTCCATAAAGCGCCCCCAGATAGGAGCCGCAGCTTTTGCCCCCTGTCCGTACCATCCGGTAAAACTTACCCTTCTGTCGTCAAAGCCTACCCAAACACCTGCAACAAGCTGGGGTGTAAAGCCTACGAACCAGGCATCGCCGAAGTCCTGTGTAGTACCGGTTTTACCTGCAGCGGGTCTGTGGAAAAATCTCCTTACGCCGGCACCAGTACCGTAATCTACCACCGACTGCATCATGCTTGTGGTAATTGCAGCCGTAGACGCTGAAAGGGCCTCTGTAATTTTATCGGGATAGAATTTCTCTATCAGAATTCCGTCTTTATCCTTGATTTCCAGGATTGAAATTGGAGAAACATTTATGCCGTTATTGGCCAGGGTTCCGAATGCCGAGGTCAGCTCCAGAGGCGATACCTCCGAGGTGCCGAGTGCAATTGAGGGCACAAGGTCGAGCTTGCTTTGAATACCCATCTTCTTTGCTATGTTCCCTATCTGGCTTAAAGGAGCGTGCCCTTCAATAATAAGGCGTGCAGTAATAAGGTTCAGAGAATTTGCCAGGCCGCTTCTCATTGTAGTGTACCCGCCTGTTGAAAAATCGCTGTTATGGGGCGACCAGCCATTGTATGTAAACGGCTGATTAAGAAGCGGAAACGAGGGATAAAGCCCGTTTTCAATTGCCGTAGCATAAACTATGGGTTTGAAGGCCGAACCAGGCTGGCGTTTAATGCCGGAAACATGGTTCAGTCCGTACTGGCTCTTCGGATCGGCTCCCCCAACCATAGCCCTGATATGGCCGTTTGAAGGGTCAATTGCAACAAAGCCCACCTGTATGGATGTTTCCACTCTTTTAACCGAATCAATAAACCTCTGGTTAGATATTAACCTGTCATAAATCATTTTTCTTTCGTCAGGGTCTTTTGTGCCCAGGTACATCGGGTTGCTTTTAATCGCCTTATCGACCAGCTGTGTAAGAATATCCTTGTGTTTTTCCCAGTTCCAGCTCTTATTAAAAAGCGGCTGGTATTCTGCCAGGTGCTCGGCAACGGCCTTATTGGCTGCCAATTGCATTCTTGAGTCGATTGTCGTATAGATGTTCAGGCCGTCGCGGTAGAGGTCATAGCCGTACTTGTCGGAGAGTTTTTCCATCTGCCGCCTGATATACTCCATAAAATGAGGGGCAATTGTCTGATAGCTTTCAAACCTTTCGCTACCAAGGGCAATCGGAAGGTTTTTATACCTTTCGTAGAAATTTTCATTCAGGTAGCCTGCTTCCACCATATTTGCCATAACAACATTACGCCTCTGGAGCGAGCGGTCGTAATGCTTTGCAGGGTCGTAATTGACAGATGATTTAAGGAGCGCCACAAGTACTGCCGATTCCGGTACAGTAAGATCCTTTGCGTCCTTATTAAAATAAGCATTTGCCGCCGTCTCAACTCCGTATGCCCCGCGCCCGAAGTAGGAGATATTCAGGTACATGTCCAGAATTTCATCTTTCGTGTATGTCTTTTCGATCTGAATGGCCGTAATCCATTCCCTGATTTTCCTGATCACGGTTTCAAATTTGTTTTCATTTTTACTTTTAAGCTTATAGAGGTTCTTTGCCAGCTGTTGTGTAATTGTAGAGGCACCTTCGCGCATAGAAAGCGTAAAGACGTTCTTTACCATAGCCTTAAAGAAGCGTCCAACATCAACTCCCCAGTGATCGTAGAACTTCCTGTCCTCGGTAGCAATAAGAGCATTCTGGAGGTGTTTCGGGATACTGTCGAGCGGGACTTCTATTCTGTTTTCGATAAAAAACTGTCCAATCAGTTCGCCGTCAATGCCGTAGACCTTACTGGCCAGAACAGGCTTAGGGTTTTCCAGTTCTTCAAGTGAAGGGAGCCCCTTAAAAATATATGCGCCTATAGCCAGGAATAAGATGATGGCAGAAATAGTAGAAATTCTGATAACTTTTTTTCTATCGTATTGGGAGGGTTTCTTTTTTTTATCAGTATTTGAAGTTTGTTCCATTTTATTTCCAATCAACTATTGAAAAGCAGCCGTCTTTAAAGCGGCCGTAACATGGGCCTGAGAGCCAGGAGCCCAGATTAATATAATATCCGTTATTGTACTTTTCGAGCGCACGTCTGTGAGAGTGCCCGAAAATAACGTAATCGAAGCCGGAATCGATTTTCTCCTTTGCGGCTTCAAACATGCCGTCGATCTCACCATAGTCCTTCTGCGTAGTATAATCGCGGCTT from the Ignavibacteria bacterium genome contains:
- a CDS encoding PBP1A family penicillin-binding protein, with protein sequence MEQTSNTDKKKKPSQYDRKKVIRISTISAIILFLAIGAYIFKGLPSLEELENPKPVLASKVYGIDGELIGQFFIENRIEVPLDSIPKHLQNALIATEDRKFYDHWGVDVGRFFKAMVKNVFTLSMREGASTITQQLAKNLYKLKSKNENKFETVIRKIREWITAIQIEKTYTKDEILDMYLNISYFGRGAYGVETAANAYFNKDAKDLTVPESAVLVALLKSSVNYDPAKHYDRSLQRRNVVMANMVEAGYLNENFYERYKNLPIALGSERFESYQTIAPHFMEYIRRQMEKLSDKYGYDLYRDGLNIYTTIDSRMQLAANKAVAEHLAEYQPLFNKSWNWEKHKDILTQLVDKAIKSNPMYLGTKDPDERKMIYDRLISNQRFIDSVKRVETSIQVGFVAIDPSNGHIRAMVGGADPKSQYGLNHVSGIKRQPGSAFKPIVYATAIENGLYPSFPLLNQPFTYNGWSPHNSDFSTGGYTTMRSGLANSLNLITARLIIEGHAPLSQIGNIAKKMGIQSKLDLVPSIALGTSEVSPLELTSAFGTLANNGINVSPISILEIKDKDGILIEKFYPDKITEALSASTAAITTSMMQSVVDYGTGAGVRRFFHRPAAGKTGTTQDFGDAWFVGFTPQLVAGVWVGFDDRRVSFTGWYGQGAKAAAPIWGRFMEGAYQNVDMPLKYFQLPSDVISVDFCAQTISEGKPKLATEYCPEKVTDIINKNDLPDKCDIHQGGSISPF
- a CDS encoding nucleotidyltransferase domain-containing protein is translated as MRQQLNNKLRFARYTSVKKAILYGSRAKGNFKNGSDIDLTLEGDELELDTLLKILNELDELDLPYKIDLSIYSAISNNDLLEHINRVGITFYLQKI
- a CDS encoding nucleotidyltransferase: MNKDIRWIQRFSNFNKALEQLKKAVELARERELTKLEGQGLIHAFEFTHELAWNTLKDFLESRGNQPIYGPKDASMEAFRFGLIENGDIWLEMIQSRNMTSHTYDEKTAGRIISLVVNKYLNEFILLEQKLGDLRSKEQDS